The genomic interval TCTGTCATCCCCGAAATAAAAACTCTATTTTGAGATAAACTTAATCCGAATGCGTTTACTGTACCGTTATTTGGAATTGTAGCTGGACCATAAAGTGTTAAGTCTAACAAATCATTTCCTGTGCTATTTATTCTATATACTACAGAGGTTGCCTCACCTGTATTTGTTCCACCTGTAAGTCCGGTCACGACATTCTGATAACCATTAGCATCATAAGGCGATGTACCTGTAGTAATTTGTCTATTTGTAGCACCTGCACAATATAAAATTCCATCTAAAGTATCTAATTGAATAGCATACAAATATTCATCAAAGTCGTTTGGAGCACTCACGATATCATCCATATAGGATCCCCAGACTAAAGTGGGGTCAATCACAACAGGAAAACTTGGATCAATTATAGATTTGGTTTTAAAAGCAATCGTATTTGAATTGGTTTTCGTAAACTCAAAATCCACGGCCACTTTGCCATGGTCAGTAACCTGATAGGATTCAGGAATATGAAATTCTAAATCTGTAAATCGCAAACCGACTTTTAAACTTCCATCTTTATTAATTTTTAATTTATCCTGCCCTTCAAATCCCATGGAGATTTTCGAGTAATCTGCTCCTGGGTCTATGATCCAGTCAAACTCAAGTGAGCCATCTTTTGTGCTATATAACCTTAGGTCTATCCCAGGATAAACATCTTCTAAAGTCAAGTCTTTTGCAGCAGTGATACCAGAAAACCAGGAATTTGGATCATTTCCTAAAATGTAGTTATAATTTGTTCTAAAAGATGCACCTAGGTTTAATGTAGGATTTTCATTAGACCCATTTAGATTTATAGTAAAAATGTGTCTTCCAACCAATACAGATTGATCTTCTCTTAAAACAGTGCTATCATTTTCGTTTATTTTTTTACCTTTTTTCTTGGTAACATATTCACTGGTTACAAAGCGTATTTTACTTTTTTCAATATAAATAGAACCCTTTTTGCTTTCACAATAATACAGGACATCTTTATTAGGATATTGTCCTTTGTTTTCCATAAATCGAATCGTAGCGGCATTTTCTTTTAGGGTCTCGCGGACTCTTTTTTCCGTAAGAACTTGTTGTGGTACAGGTAAGGATTGGCCAAAAGTTATGCTAAAACAAAAAGTCAGAATTATGCTTGTAAATATTGTTTTAAAAGAAGTCTTGAAATTGGTAAATATATTTATACTCATAGGGTTGGATAGATTCAAGTTAGTAACCGACATTGTTTTCAGAAATTGTAATGTATGGTATTTGTCAGTCGTGAAAAATGAATTTACTGACGAAGGAAGATTATGTATAGTTTGCTTTGTTTTCAAGGATTGACTTTTAAAATTAGTATCCATAATTTAATGGTTTGAATATTACGACACGCTGTATTAAATACGTTAACAGCATACTAAAAGGATGTTTGGTACGAAAATAAAAACCTGGTAGTATCCATAGCGAAGGCTGGCAAACAAAGCTGCCAGACATTTTAGCTAGTATATATTTTTTAAAGAATTGGAAAATAAGAATGCAAGTAAGGCATATGCCCCAATAGAGCACATAAAATGCACAAAGAAGATTACCTACCACAATAATCATTTACTTTCAGGTCAGTTTTTGTTCCAATCACAAAATCAAATCAAAACATATTACAAAATATATTATATAAAAATTTATATAATATGTTCTTAATCTGATACTTATAAAAGGAGTTATTGTATTACTTGCCCTCCAAAGTTACAACATTTTGAGAAAACCAAGAAGTTTTTAATAATTTATTTAAAGGGAAGTAATAAATATATAGGAAAAACTTATTTTTGTAAATATTTTAAGATCAATAAGTTGAAACGTTTTAAAAGTAAAATTTAATAATTTCTTAGCAAATTTTTTAACGTTTGAATGGTTTGGTTTGCCTATTTTTAAAATTAGTGGGTACGAATTAAAAAATACTACAATCTATAAGCAATATAAAATACCGAAAAAGTAATTTATATATAGATTTAATTTTGAAGCATGGATTGGTTTTTTAATAATTTATCTAACTAAAATTATCAATTTGACGAAAACTTAATTTTGACATTGAAAGCTATCTTATTCTCTTCCAAAACATACATTAGCCTATTTGTCTTAGGTTTAATTTTCTTTTTTTCTTTCAAAAAGGCAGAGATATCAAGTTTAAAAAAAATCTACCTGGCAGATGTCGAAAGATTAGAAGGAGCACTACAGCATTTAAAAGTTACTATCCAACAAGAGGACGTAAGTTCAGAAGAAGGCAAACTTAGGGTTCTGAATTATTTAAATGAAACGCGTATCTATGTTAAAAATGCTGATTTTTGGCTCCGGTATCTTGAACCAATTGTTTATAAAAAAATAAATGGCCCTTTACCTGTAGAATGGGAAAATGAAGTTTTTGAAAAATTTGAAAAGCCTTATAAAAGGGAAGGAGCTGGTTTGAGTTTGGCAGCCGTTTATATGGAAGAACCGAATTTTGAAAAGGATTCTTTAATTCGCTTGATTGATTTAACTATGGAATCCTGTATACCGTATAAACAAGATTCGATCACCCGTTTTTTTAAAAATCATCATGCATTTTTTCTGGCAAATCGATTGTTTTTATTAAACCTTGCAGCGCTTTATACAACCGGCTTTGAATGTCCGGATTCAGAGCGGATTCTCCCTGAACTTAAAGCGATGCTAGCACATGTTAGTATGATTAATTCTGCTTACAATGAAACATTTCAGGATTATCCCTTAGGAGAGATGTATCTCAAAAGATTCAAAAAATTAGAGACTTATATCGCATCTCAACATCAGGATATAAACCGATTTAATCATTATAACTTTATTAAAGACTTTGTAAATCTATTATTTGCAATGAATCAGGAAATGATTCGCAAATACAAGATTGTTTCGGAAAATTTTAATGACTATTCACTGAATAATAAGGCAAGTTCAATTTTTGATAAGTTTCTTTATGAAGGCCAGGATACGAAAGGTATCTATAGGGGAATAAAAAATGATTCTCTCTTAAGTCAAATTAGAGCTTTTGGTAAATTATTATTTTATGATCCAATACTATCAAAAAACAATAAGCGATCCTGTGTGTCCTGTCATAAACCTAAAGAATTTTTTACCGATACATCCGTTACAAGCAGTTTGGAGTTTGATCAGCACACGCTATTGTCGCGAAACACACCCACACTATTGAATGCAGATGCAAATCATTTGCTTATGTTGGATGGAAAGCATATTGATCTATTCGGACAATTTAAGGATGTTATTGCGAATCCAAAAGAACTGGCAAGTACTGAAAAGGAAATTCTAAAAAAGATTTTAAGTTGCCATGAGTATAAAGAGCGGTTAAAACAATTTGCTGATTGGACGAATAGTAAGGAGATTACATTTGAACATATTTCCGCTTCAGTTATACTTTATTTTAGTCAGTTTAGTAAATATACTGCGCCTTTTGATGACGCAATGAATAATAAATCAATTCTCAATACACAGGTAATCGATGGATTTAATTTATTTATGGGTAAGGCCGCTTGTGGTACCTGTCATTTTGTTCCGTTGTTTAATGGTGTAAAACCTCCTTATATCGGTAGTGAATTTGAAGTGTTAGGCGTTCCGCAAACTAAAGATTTTAAAGCACTTAGTGTCGATCAAGGTCGGTATCTAATAAATCCTGCCAAGGAGACAAAACATGCATTTCGAACTGGCAATTTGAAAAATATTATGAAGACAAAACCCTTTATGCATAATGGCGTTTTTAAAAGTATGGAAGAAGTCATTGAGTTTTATGATGCAGGAGGAGGGGTTGGCAAAGGATTTCAATTAAAGAATCAAACCTTATCAAGTGATTCTCTAAAATTGAGTGACACTGAAAAAATTCAATTGATTCAATTTATGGAATCTTTAACGGAAAATATTATTTTTGATGAGCCACCAGCAGCGCTTCCTAAATCAAAAATCAAAGCGTTAAACCAGCGAAAAGTTGGTGGTGAATATTAATTAAAGAAGTATGAATAGAAACTATTTATTTGGAATGCTATTTATCGGAATGTTTGTTTTTCAATGCCATTCAAATAAAGTAGTTTACGATTTACCAGATACAATCTCAAAAGATGCCAAACGAAATTTTACTGCATACCTTGATGAAGGGCAAGCTCTTTACAAAATAAATTGCAGTAATTGTCATGGTATTATTGGCAATGGTATTGACAGTATTCCAAATTTTACAAAATTAGAAATTGAAACCTATAAAGCTAAGCTCGCTTTAAAAAATGAAAATACACATGGTGCTGCAGAAAAACTTAGCTATCAACAAATTGAATCCATTTTGCATTTTCTTACTTTTCGCAAATTAAAATAAGATAAAATTTATATTTTTTTTCTAAGTATAAAATAAAAACCTTAACAATCTCATCATTTTTTTTAGTTGCGGTGGAAACATTTTTGGAAAGTTTTATTCCAAAGAAGACCTTCCCTTAATTGCCAGGCATCTGCTTCAATTTTCTAACAAGATTTTTTGTTTTACACTAGAGTTAAACTCAGCTTCATTTAATAAAAGAATCTCCTTAAAAGTTAAAGTGAAAAACAC from Saprospiraceae bacterium carries:
- a CDS encoding cytochrome C peroxidase, whose translation is MKAILFSSKTYISLFVLGLIFFFSFKKAEISSLKKIYLADVERLEGALQHLKVTIQQEDVSSEEGKLRVLNYLNETRIYVKNADFWLRYLEPIVYKKINGPLPVEWENEVFEKFEKPYKREGAGLSLAAVYMEEPNFEKDSLIRLIDLTMESCIPYKQDSITRFFKNHHAFFLANRLFLLNLAALYTTGFECPDSERILPELKAMLAHVSMINSAYNETFQDYPLGEMYLKRFKKLETYIASQHQDINRFNHYNFIKDFVNLLFAMNQEMIRKYKIVSENFNDYSLNNKASSIFDKFLYEGQDTKGIYRGIKNDSLLSQIRAFGKLLFYDPILSKNNKRSCVSCHKPKEFFTDTSVTSSLEFDQHTLLSRNTPTLLNADANHLLMLDGKHIDLFGQFKDVIANPKELASTEKEILKKILSCHEYKERLKQFADWTNSKEITFEHISASVILYFSQFSKYTAPFDDAMNNKSILNTQVIDGFNLFMGKAACGTCHFVPLFNGVKPPYIGSEFEVLGVPQTKDFKALSVDQGRYLINPAKETKHAFRTGNLKNIMKTKPFMHNGVFKSMEEVIEFYDAGGGVGKGFQLKNQTLSSDSLKLSDTEKIQLIQFMESLTENIIFDEPPAALPKSKIKALNQRKVGGEY
- a CDS encoding c-type cytochrome — encoded protein: MNRNYLFGMLFIGMFVFQCHSNKVVYDLPDTISKDAKRNFTAYLDEGQALYKINCSNCHGIIGNGIDSIPNFTKLEIETYKAKLALKNENTHGAAEKLSYQQIESILHFLTFRKLK